A portion of the Actinomycetota bacterium genome contains these proteins:
- a CDS encoding DUF523 and DUF1722 domain-containing protein: MKAVERPVVVVSRCLGFERCRWNGEVIADELTDRLGAFVDYRTVCPEVEIGLGVPRDPIHIEAIKGSLRLVQPATGRDVTREMRDFCEGFIASLGKVDGFLLKARSPSCGPVDVKVYAAGGKSGSMDRGPGFFGGAVTAAFPDLAVESEGRLKNFRIREHFLTRLFARARFRAIEEAGAMKDLVDFHARNKLLLMAYNQSELKVLGHIVANHEHMSMKEIIPAYREHFARALSKTPRYTSNINVLMHALGYFSKEITARERSHFLQTVERYRDGNIPLSAATGIVNSWIVRFDQAYLEQQTFFRPYPEELSFISDSGKGRDL; this comes from the coding sequence GTGAAAGCCGTTGAGAGACCGGTCGTGGTGGTCAGCAGGTGCCTGGGCTTCGAGCGCTGCCGCTGGAACGGAGAGGTGATTGCCGACGAGCTCACGGACCGGCTCGGCGCTTTCGTGGACTACCGTACGGTCTGCCCCGAAGTGGAGATCGGGCTGGGGGTGCCGCGCGATCCCATCCATATCGAAGCGATCAAAGGCTCCCTCCGCCTGGTCCAGCCCGCCACCGGAAGAGATGTGACCCGGGAGATGCGGGACTTCTGCGAGGGGTTTATCGCTTCACTGGGGAAGGTGGACGGCTTCCTGCTCAAGGCCCGCTCTCCCTCCTGCGGGCCGGTCGACGTGAAGGTCTACGCCGCGGGCGGTAAGTCCGGCTCCATGGACAGGGGTCCCGGCTTCTTCGGCGGCGCGGTGACCGCGGCATTCCCGGACCTGGCGGTGGAATCCGAGGGGCGCCTCAAGAACTTCCGCATCAGGGAGCACTTCCTCACCCGGCTCTTCGCCCGGGCCCGTTTTCGCGCCATTGAGGAGGCTGGGGCCATGAAGGACCTGGTGGACTTCCACGCCCGCAACAAGCTCCTGCTCATGGCCTACAACCAGTCGGAGCTGAAGGTCCTGGGACACATCGTCGCCAACCACGAGCACATGAGCATGAAGGAGATCATCCCCGCCTACCGCGAACACTTCGCGCGCGCCCTCTCCAAGACCCCCCGCTATACCTCCAATATCAACGTGCTCATGCATGCCCTGGGGTACTTCTCAAAGGAGATCACCGCCCGGGAGAGGAGCCATTTCCTCCAGACCGTGGAGAGGTACAGGGACGGGAACATCCCCCTGAGCGCGGCGACGGGGATCGTCAACTCCTGGATCGTCCGTTTCGACCAGGCATATCTTGAGCAACAGACCTTCTTCCGCCCCTATCCCGAAGAACTTTCCTTCATCAGCGATTCCGGCAAAGGCCGCGACCTGTAA
- a CDS encoding CoB--CoM heterodisulfide reductase iron-sulfur subunit A family protein, whose protein sequence is MNGKPRIGVYVCHCGTNIAGTVDVEEVVKFAQTLPDVTVARNYSYMCSDPGQALITDDIEKAGLNRVVVASCSPRMHEPTFRKTLLSGGLNPYFLEMANIREQCSWVHSDPIAATEKAKRVVEAAVVKSRRLEPLDAKEVDVEPSCLVIGAGIAGIQAALDIADAGFKVYLVEKEPSVGGHMIQLDKTFPTLDCSACIMTPKMVDVNNHPNIELMTYSQVEEIGGYIGNFDIKVRKKSRYVDVNKCTGCGDCADACRMAGRFPNEFDEGMGMRGAIYMPFPQAVPAKYTIDKEGCLFLTKGKCGESPKCKDACQAGAINFDLEDEVVEFKVGTIIVATGYDVFDASLKPEYAYGVYDNVLTALEFERLVNASGPTGGKVTMIERGKKKKKKEGEEEEPPKVPESITFIQCVGSRDKSVGNEYCSRVCCMYTAKLAHLVKDKVGHDCDVTIFYMDVRAFGKGFEEFYDRVRREGVKYIRGNPSEIYKRGDKLIVRAEDTLTSTPLEHETDMVVLSVGLVPRRDNREIIDLLKLSQTSDLFYMEAHPKLRPVDTASDGVYLAGVCQGPKDIPDAVAQAKGAASAAMIPMASGKVKVEAQTSFVDEATCRGCGFCVELCPYTAIELVEVNRMGWPVNVARVNEALCKGCGACAAACLSGSIQQRSFKDWQLLPQIQALGVK, encoded by the coding sequence ATGAACGGTAAACCAAGGATCGGGGTCTATGTCTGTCACTGCGGCACGAACATAGCCGGTACCGTGGACGTGGAGGAAGTGGTCAAGTTCGCGCAGACCCTGCCCGACGTCACGGTGGCGCGCAACTACAGCTACATGTGTTCGGACCCGGGGCAGGCGCTGATCACCGACGACATCGAGAAGGCGGGCCTCAACCGCGTGGTGGTGGCCTCATGCTCGCCGCGCATGCACGAGCCCACCTTCCGCAAGACGCTGCTGTCCGGCGGCCTCAACCCCTACTTCCTGGAGATGGCCAACATCCGCGAGCAGTGCTCGTGGGTGCACTCGGACCCCATAGCCGCCACCGAGAAGGCCAAGCGCGTGGTGGAGGCGGCGGTGGTGAAGTCGCGCCGCCTGGAACCACTGGACGCCAAAGAGGTGGACGTGGAGCCATCCTGCCTGGTCATCGGGGCGGGCATCGCCGGCATCCAGGCCGCCCTGGACATCGCGGACGCCGGCTTCAAGGTCTACCTGGTGGAGAAGGAACCCTCCGTGGGCGGACATATGATCCAGCTCGACAAGACCTTCCCCACCCTGGACTGCTCGGCCTGCATCATGACCCCCAAGATGGTGGACGTGAACAACCATCCCAACATCGAACTCATGACCTACTCCCAGGTGGAGGAGATCGGCGGCTACATCGGCAACTTCGATATCAAGGTGCGCAAGAAATCCCGTTATGTCGATGTGAACAAGTGCACCGGCTGTGGTGACTGCGCGGATGCCTGCCGCATGGCGGGGCGTTTCCCAAACGAGTTCGATGAGGGCATGGGGATGCGGGGCGCCATCTACATGCCCTTCCCCCAGGCGGTGCCAGCCAAGTACACCATCGACAAGGAAGGCTGCCTCTTCCTCACCAAGGGCAAGTGCGGCGAGTCTCCCAAGTGCAAGGACGCCTGCCAGGCCGGGGCCATCAACTTCGACCTGGAGGACGAGGTCGTGGAGTTCAAGGTGGGCACGATCATCGTGGCCACCGGCTACGACGTCTTCGACGCCAGCCTGAAGCCGGAATACGCCTACGGAGTGTACGACAACGTGCTCACTGCCCTGGAGTTCGAGCGCCTGGTCAACGCCTCCGGACCCACCGGCGGCAAGGTCACCATGATCGAGCGTGGCAAGAAAAAGAAGAAGAAGGAGGGCGAGGAGGAGGAACCGCCGAAGGTCCCCGAGAGCATCACCTTCATCCAGTGTGTGGGCTCGCGCGACAAGAGTGTAGGCAACGAGTACTGTTCGCGCGTGTGCTGCATGTACACCGCAAAGCTGGCCCACCTGGTCAAGGACAAGGTGGGCCACGACTGCGACGTGACTATCTTCTACATGGACGTGCGCGCCTTCGGTAAGGGCTTCGAGGAGTTCTACGACCGGGTCAGGCGCGAGGGCGTAAAGTACATCCGCGGCAACCCCTCCGAGATCTACAAGCGGGGCGACAAGCTCATCGTCAGGGCCGAGGACACCCTGACCTCCACCCCCCTGGAGCACGAGACGGACATGGTGGTGCTCTCGGTAGGGCTGGTGCCGCGCCGGGACAACCGGGAGATCATCGACCTGCTCAAGCTCTCACAGACCTCGGACCTCTTCTACATGGAGGCCCACCCCAAGCTGAGGCCGGTGGACACCGCCTCGGACGGCGTGTACCTCGCCGGGGTATGCCAGGGGCCGAAGGACATCCCCGACGCCGTAGCCCAGGCCAAGGGCGCCGCCTCGGCGGCAATGATCCCCATGGCCTCGGGCAAGGTGAAGGTGGAGGCCCAGACCTCCTTCGTGGACGAAGCCACATGCCGCGGCTGCGGCTTCTGCGTGGAGCTGTGCCCCTACACCGCCATCGAGCTGGTGGAGGTCAACCGGATGGGCTGGCCGGTGAACGTGGCCAGGGTCAACGAGGCCCTGTGCAAGGGCTGCGGCGCCTGCGCCGCCGCCTGCCTCTCCGGCTCCATCCAGCAGCGCTCCTTCAAGGACTGGCAACTACTGCCGCAGATCCAGGCTTTGGGGGTGAAGTAG
- a CDS encoding hydrogenase iron-sulfur subunit has translation MAEKNDFEPNIVAFLCNWCSYAGADLAGTSRIQYPSNVRVIRVMCSGRVNPLFIMNALQQGADGVLISGCHPGDCHYMQGNYYARRRFNLMRNFLEHLGVEPQRVRMSWVSASEGAKWKEVIEEVREGVKEVGPMDQFKRRQLNW, from the coding sequence ATGGCGGAGAAGAACGATTTCGAGCCGAATATCGTGGCCTTTCTGTGCAACTGGTGCTCCTATGCCGGGGCCGACCTGGCGGGCACCTCACGCATCCAGTACCCGTCCAACGTGCGGGTGATCCGGGTCATGTGTTCGGGCAGGGTCAACCCCCTCTTCATCATGAACGCGCTGCAGCAAGGGGCGGACGGGGTGCTCATCTCCGGGTGCCACCCCGGCGACTGCCACTACATGCAGGGCAACTACTACGCGCGGCGCCGCTTCAACCTCATGCGCAACTTCCTGGAGCACCTGGGAGTCGAGCCACAGCGGGTGCGCATGAGCTGGGTCTCGGCCTCAGAGGGCGCCAAGTGGAAGGAAGTGATCGAGGAGGTAAGGGAGGGCGTCAAGGAAGTCGGACCCATGGATCAGTTCAAACGGAGGCAGTTAAATTGGTAG
- a CDS encoding sensor domain-containing diguanylate cyclase, which yields MEHEQDFYKRLLDNLYDGVYFMDAERRITYWNQGAERLTGYEGDEVVGCLCRENILEHVDESGARLCESSLCPAAKTLRDGEAREEELYLHHKSGHRVPVSIRVAPIKGPGDDIIGAVEVFSDASFKIDARHTIEELQRLALLDSLTGVGNRRYAEMNLNFRLAELDRYGWTFGALFMDLDNFKGINDSYGHEVGDSVLKMAAKTLSNSLRSFDTLCRWGGEEFVAVIVNVDSERLKTVSEKLRAMVERSSITLNGRSIGVTISVGGTIARPDDDMQSLIHRADELMYSSKSAGRNRTTIG from the coding sequence ATGGAACACGAGCAGGATTTCTACAAGAGACTGCTGGATAACCTCTATGACGGGGTCTATTTCATGGATGCGGAACGCCGCATAACCTACTGGAACCAGGGCGCGGAGAGGTTGACCGGTTACGAGGGGGATGAAGTCGTCGGCTGCCTGTGCCGCGAGAACATCCTGGAACACGTGGACGAGAGCGGCGCCAGGCTTTGTGAGTCTTCCCTGTGCCCGGCGGCCAAGACCCTCAGGGACGGCGAAGCCCGCGAGGAGGAGCTTTACCTCCATCATAAGTCGGGGCACCGGGTACCGGTCTCCATCCGTGTCGCCCCCATCAAGGGCCCCGGGGACGACATCATCGGGGCGGTCGAGGTCTTCAGCGACGCCAGCTTCAAGATCGACGCGCGGCACACCATCGAGGAACTGCAGAGGCTGGCCCTGCTGGATTCCCTCACCGGGGTAGGCAACCGCCGCTATGCCGAGATGAACCTGAACTTCCGCCTGGCGGAGCTGGACCGTTACGGGTGGACATTTGGCGCCCTCTTCATGGATCTCGACAATTTCAAGGGGATCAACGACTCTTACGGACACGAAGTGGGAGATTCCGTATTGAAGATGGCCGCCAAGACCCTCTCCAACAGCCTCAGGTCCTTCGATACCTTATGCCGTTGGGGCGGCGAGGAGTTCGTGGCCGTCATCGTCAACGTCGATTCCGAGCGCCTGAAGACCGTGAGCGAGAAACTCCGCGCCATGGTCGAGCGATCCAGCATCACGCTCAACGGCCGGAGTATCGGCGTCACCATATCGGTCGGAGGCACCATCGCCAGGCCCGATGACGATATGCAGTCCCTGATACACAGGGCGGACGAGTTGATGTACAGCAGCAAGTCCGCCGGGCGCAACCGCACCACCATCGGATGA
- a CDS encoding 4Fe-4S dicluster domain-containing protein, which yields MVDLTKLREMAKEVISREDVRELIGYRPGTYGFRVRPAFVTGPDDADDLVFTPACVNNLASYIVLEEKLPVKRGEEPDLRKVAVMVKGCDSRALLQQMEEKAYPRERILVLGIPCTGVVDMAKVQARFPDVLEVGEIALEGEKLVLSAGGTKEEVPKEELLADKCTRCRYPTPLVYDELLDAEVERFADDDYADVAEMEKRSAADKWAYWEEKFNRCIRCYSCRNVCPMCYCEDCVLLRLQPQWMRRSVDLSENTAYHISRAYHLAGRCIQCGECQRVCPVDIPLMELNRKFSKDVLELYDYEPGTDVENPPLLSTFKVEDREDFIM from the coding sequence TTGGTAGACCTTACTAAACTCAGAGAGATGGCCAAAGAGGTGATCTCCAGGGAGGACGTGAGGGAGCTCATCGGGTACCGCCCCGGCACCTACGGCTTCCGGGTCCGTCCGGCTTTCGTCACGGGTCCTGACGATGCGGACGACCTCGTCTTCACGCCCGCCTGCGTCAACAACCTGGCCAGCTACATCGTCCTGGAGGAGAAGCTCCCGGTAAAGCGGGGAGAGGAGCCCGACCTGCGTAAGGTCGCGGTGATGGTCAAGGGCTGCGACTCCCGCGCGTTGCTGCAGCAGATGGAGGAGAAGGCCTACCCCCGCGAGCGTATCCTGGTGCTGGGCATCCCCTGCACCGGGGTGGTGGACATGGCCAAGGTGCAGGCGAGATTCCCGGATGTCCTGGAAGTGGGCGAGATCGCCCTGGAGGGCGAAAAGCTCGTGCTTTCGGCGGGCGGCACGAAGGAGGAGGTCCCCAAGGAGGAGCTGCTGGCGGACAAGTGCACGCGCTGCCGCTATCCCACTCCCCTGGTCTACGACGAACTCCTGGACGCGGAGGTGGAGCGTTTCGCCGATGACGACTACGCGGACGTCGCGGAGATGGAGAAACGTTCGGCCGCGGACAAGTGGGCATACTGGGAGGAAAAGTTCAACCGCTGCATCCGCTGCTATTCCTGCCGCAACGTCTGCCCCATGTGCTACTGCGAGGACTGCGTTCTGCTGCGCCTGCAACCCCAGTGGATGCGCCGCAGCGTGGACCTCAGCGAGAACACCGCCTACCATATCTCCCGCGCCTACCACCTGGCCGGCCGCTGCATCCAGTGCGGCGAGTGCCAGCGGGTATGCCCGGTGGACATCCCGCTCATGGAGCTGAACCGCAAGTTCTCCAAGGACGTGCTGGAGCTGTACGACTACGAGCCGGGAACCGACGTCGAGAATCCGCCCCTGCTCTCGACCTTCAAGGTCGAGGACCGTGAAGACTTCATAATGTAA
- a CDS encoding 4Fe-4S dicluster domain-containing protein, with the protein MAVKKLSKEKLGEALGELSKFRLIAPAKSDDVVVFKQIGDAGEAFLGYGNSTVPPKKFAFPQTETLFRFVVGNPELNEKNVEEEGTTVIFGLRPCDARAMAIVDKLFSWDFEDPYYLKRRELTTLVGMACVEPPSVNCFCASVGGNPFGTEGLDMLLTDMGDYYLVQELTDKGKKLAETLSAQLEDAAADDEKKAEQMALDAKGKIRRSIDTAGIPEKLPDLWENELWKKVSAACLGCGICTYLCPTCHCFDIQDEVEEMGEGRRCRMWDSCMFGEYTVHASGHNPRPTRKERTRNRINHKYSYYPEHFEVIACVGCGRCINLCPVNIDILDILDQVVDAS; encoded by the coding sequence ATGGCAGTAAAGAAACTAAGCAAGGAAAAGCTCGGAGAGGCCCTGGGCGAGCTCTCCAAATTCCGCCTCATCGCGCCCGCCAAGTCGGATGATGTGGTGGTCTTCAAGCAGATAGGCGATGCCGGGGAGGCCTTCCTGGGCTACGGCAACTCCACCGTACCCCCCAAGAAGTTCGCCTTCCCCCAGACGGAGACTCTGTTCCGCTTCGTCGTCGGCAACCCCGAGCTGAATGAGAAGAACGTGGAGGAGGAAGGGACCACGGTCATCTTCGGGCTGCGCCCATGCGACGCCCGGGCCATGGCCATCGTGGACAAGCTCTTTTCCTGGGACTTCGAAGACCCCTACTACCTCAAGCGCCGCGAGCTGACCACCCTGGTGGGGATGGCCTGCGTGGAGCCCCCCTCGGTGAACTGTTTCTGCGCCTCCGTGGGGGGAAATCCCTTCGGCACGGAGGGACTGGACATGCTCCTCACGGACATGGGTGACTACTACCTGGTGCAGGAGCTGACCGACAAGGGCAAGAAGCTCGCCGAGACGCTCTCCGCGCAGCTGGAGGACGCCGCGGCGGACGACGAAAAGAAGGCGGAGCAGATGGCCCTGGACGCGAAGGGCAAGATCCGCCGCTCCATAGACACCGCGGGCATCCCGGAAAAGCTTCCCGACCTGTGGGAGAACGAGCTGTGGAAGAAGGTCTCCGCCGCCTGCCTGGGCTGTGGCATCTGCACCTATCTCTGCCCCACCTGCCATTGCTTCGACATCCAGGACGAGGTGGAGGAGATGGGGGAGGGGCGCCGCTGCCGCATGTGGGACTCCTGCATGTTCGGGGAGTACACCGTGCACGCGTCGGGGCATAACCCGCGGCCTACCCGCAAGGAGAGGACGCGCAACCGCATCAACCACAAGTACTCCTACTACCCGGAGCACTTCGAGGTCATCGCCTGCGTGGGCTGCGGCCGCTGCATCAACCTATGCCCGGTGAACATAGATATCCTGGACATACTCGATCAGGTGGTGGATGCCTCATGA
- a CDS encoding L,D-transpeptidase family protein — protein MKLKAHNVCLLITVMIAIITAPVLSAGMERARADEPAAPAAPSGLRVLSRPQDSGIRISLTWDAVDGAYGYNVYRSDTADGPLSPIGGKAADSMLLYPVFLDDDIEVGKGYYYAVSSVDEALHEGPLSGRVYAVLDAALKAAAGPKKIVCSLSDQRLYFYEGSQLVNVTRCSTGLNNRTPTGNFRILGHYGTNVGLGGAVCDYWMAFTSAHGMHSWPRGSRTYETGLGAPASHGCIRQHPMEAYWPYYWAPDGTPLTITYASLAPRVVTGCHSSIGAPQPSASWYFAEGFTAEGYDTFLLLANPGESGVQAKVTYFKEGGEVVEQTCAVAPHSRFTQMVDGIPGMDAASFSMHVEASAPVVAERAMYFAAGKKTDGTVSLGAAQLSEDWYFAEGFTANGFDTFLLLANPGAIGVNVRVDFFLENAPPYQHVMQLGPHSRLTLPVDSLPVVGAASFSMQVHADGPIVAERAMYFNFGYIDGGHSSMGASRPSTTWYFAEGCTRQFLNSYIMLCNPGDSDTVAGIDYYLNDSSLRYEYLVRARSRLTVPIALQGGLANTEMAFTVTSGAPIVAERSVYYDLDSHRGGNSTIGAPQASPTWFFAEGFTDGAFDTFILLSNPSPAPAHAVVIWQRDDGAVFSIGYVIQPHRRVSVAVDNVPGLERTSFSTVVSSDVPVMAERVMYFVMPRGY, from the coding sequence ATGAAGCTTAAGGCACACAACGTATGTTTGCTTATAACTGTAATGATCGCCATCATCACCGCGCCGGTACTGTCGGCAGGAATGGAGAGAGCGCGGGCGGATGAGCCTGCAGCTCCGGCGGCACCGTCAGGCCTTCGGGTCCTCTCCCGGCCGCAGGACAGCGGCATCCGCATCTCCCTCACCTGGGATGCCGTGGATGGCGCCTACGGTTATAACGTCTACCGCTCCGACACCGCCGATGGCCCCCTGTCTCCGATCGGGGGAAAGGCCGCGGACTCCATGCTCCTTTACCCCGTCTTCCTCGACGATGATATCGAGGTGGGAAAAGGATACTATTACGCGGTAAGCAGCGTGGACGAAGCGCTGCATGAGGGCCCGCTTTCCGGTCGGGTCTATGCGGTGCTGGACGCCGCGCTAAAAGCGGCGGCCGGCCCCAAGAAGATCGTCTGCTCCCTTTCCGACCAGCGCCTCTATTTCTACGAGGGCAGCCAGCTGGTGAACGTGACGCGCTGTTCCACGGGGTTGAACAACCGCACGCCAACCGGGAATTTCCGCATCCTTGGGCATTACGGGACCAATGTAGGCCTGGGCGGGGCGGTATGCGATTACTGGATGGCTTTCACCTCGGCCCACGGCATGCACTCGTGGCCGCGGGGCTCACGGACATATGAGACGGGGCTGGGCGCCCCCGCTTCCCATGGTTGCATCCGGCAGCACCCCATGGAGGCCTACTGGCCGTATTACTGGGCACCTGACGGCACCCCGCTGACCATCACCTACGCCTCCCTGGCGCCGCGCGTGGTCACCGGCTGCCATTCCTCCATCGGGGCACCGCAGCCCTCGGCTTCGTGGTATTTCGCGGAGGGCTTCACGGCCGAGGGCTACGACACCTTCCTGCTCCTGGCCAACCCGGGCGAAAGCGGCGTGCAGGCCAAGGTCACCTACTTCAAGGAGGGCGGCGAGGTGGTCGAGCAGACCTGCGCCGTCGCTCCCCATTCCCGTTTTACCCAGATGGTCGACGGTATCCCGGGCATGGACGCCGCTTCCTTCTCCATGCATGTGGAGGCGAGCGCTCCCGTCGTGGCCGAGCGTGCCATGTACTTCGCCGCCGGCAAGAAGACGGACGGCACGGTGTCCCTTGGGGCCGCCCAACTCTCCGAGGACTGGTATTTCGCCGAGGGCTTCACGGCCAACGGTTTCGATACCTTCCTCCTCCTGGCCAACCCGGGCGCGATCGGGGTGAACGTAAGGGTAGATTTCTTCCTGGAGAACGCGCCACCGTACCAGCACGTCATGCAGCTGGGGCCGCATTCCCGCCTGACGCTGCCGGTGGACTCCCTGCCGGTGGTGGGCGCCGCCTCCTTCTCCATGCAGGTACACGCCGACGGGCCCATCGTGGCGGAGCGGGCGATGTACTTCAACTTCGGTTACATAGACGGGGGCCATTCCAGCATGGGCGCCAGCAGGCCCTCGACAACATGGTATTTCGCCGAGGGATGCACGCGCCAGTTCTTGAACAGCTACATCATGCTCTGCAACCCCGGGGACTCGGATACGGTGGCCGGGATCGATTACTATCTCAACGACTCCAGCCTCAGGTACGAGTACCTGGTGCGGGCGCGCAGCCGTCTCACCGTGCCCATAGCCCTGCAGGGCGGTCTGGCCAACACCGAGATGGCCTTCACCGTGACCTCGGGCGCGCCCATCGTGGCGGAGCGCTCCGTCTATTACGACCTGGACAGCCACCGCGGCGGCAACTCGACCATCGGCGCTCCCCAGGCCTCTCCTACCTGGTTCTTCGCCGAGGGCTTCACCGACGGGGCCTTCGACACCTTTATCCTCCTCTCCAACCCGTCTCCCGCCCCCGCCCACGCGGTGGTCATCTGGCAGCGCGACGACGGCGCGGTCTTCTCCATCGGCTACGTGATCCAGCCCCATCGGCGCGTCTCCGTAGCCGTGGACAACGTGCCCGGGCTGGAGCGCACCTCGTTCTCCACCGTGGTCAGCTCGGACGTGCCGGTCATGGCGGAGCGGGTCATGTATTTCGTGATGCCGCGCGGCTATTGA
- a CDS encoding FAD/NAD(P)-binding protein: MKNPYIPYRVNIIDAWYEAPGERCIKTFKVTFADEKVWDAWSHKPGNCAMVGIPGVGESMFCISSSPTEKGYLRFSIMKAGKNTSALHELEAGDSFFIRGPLGNSFPLDEWKGKNIVTIGGGIGQAPLRPVIQWVRDNRADYGELELIYGARTSEDHCFKAEFEEIGKSGDCECHLSIDVEEEKWPHFVGFVPSLLMEVAPKPENTIAVTCGPPVMINFVLKNLEELGFTPDQVYTTLENRMKCGIGKCGRCNVGHLYVCKDGPVFSYAQLKEIPEAFA; this comes from the coding sequence ATGAAGAACCCATACATCCCTTATAGGGTAAACATCATCGACGCGTGGTACGAGGCGCCCGGCGAACGCTGCATCAAGACCTTCAAGGTCACTTTCGCCGACGAGAAGGTATGGGACGCCTGGAGCCACAAGCCGGGCAACTGCGCCATGGTGGGCATCCCCGGCGTGGGAGAATCGATGTTCTGCATCTCCTCCTCGCCGACGGAGAAGGGTTATCTGCGCTTCAGTATCATGAAGGCGGGCAAGAACACCTCCGCCCTGCACGAGCTGGAGGCGGGCGACTCCTTCTTTATCCGCGGCCCCCTGGGCAACAGCTTTCCCCTGGACGAATGGAAGGGCAAGAACATCGTGACCATCGGCGGCGGCATCGGGCAGGCCCCCCTGCGCCCGGTGATCCAGTGGGTGCGTGACAACCGCGCCGACTACGGCGAGCTGGAACTCATCTATGGCGCCCGTACCTCCGAGGACCACTGCTTCAAGGCGGAGTTCGAGGAGATCGGTAAGAGCGGGGACTGCGAATGCCACCTCTCCATCGACGTTGAGGAGGAGAAGTGGCCCCACTTCGTGGGCTTCGTCCCCTCGCTGCTCATGGAGGTGGCGCCCAAGCCGGAGAATACCATCGCGGTCACCTGCGGGCCACCGGTGATGATCAACTTCGTGCTCAAGAACCTCGAGGAGCTGGGCTTCACCCCGGACCAGGTATATACCACCCTGGAGAACCGCATGAAGTGCGGCATCGGCAAGTGTGGCCGCTGCAACGTGGGGCACCTCTACGTCTGCAAGGACGGCCCGGTCTTCTCCTACGCGCAACTGAAGGAGATCCCCGAGGCCTTCGCCTGA
- a CDS encoding L,D-transpeptidase/peptidoglycan binding protein yields MVFRMQTGRVLRHMMLALLVIVGAVVIIAGLAFVGLDIAYANHVFKGVYVEGINIGSMSRAEAIEELRSELDLATLNSDLVLAFDGYTWPLPLFEIDAYVDVEATVDRAMEAGSDIPFYERWANRATFRGLDRDVELVIHYDRQKLDSFISTLETTIDRPPVDAEIRLEGRSLIVQRSQDGWKLDSELARKSVLEALSESDRTAELQIEVTAPRVSDAQVGKVIVVDKANHQLTLYSNMEIEKQYPVAVGMSSWPTPSGTFKVTSKQKNPTWVNPGTPWAKTMPPFIPAGPGNPLGTRAIGTSAPGVFIHGTYSSYSIGTNASHGCIRMYIKDSEDIFERVEVGIPVLIY; encoded by the coding sequence TTGGTCTTCAGGATGCAGACGGGGCGGGTCCTCCGCCATATGATGTTGGCGTTGCTGGTCATCGTGGGCGCCGTGGTGATCATCGCGGGACTGGCCTTCGTCGGACTGGATATCGCTTACGCCAACCACGTCTTCAAGGGGGTTTATGTAGAGGGCATCAATATCGGCAGCATGAGCCGCGCCGAGGCCATCGAGGAACTCCGTTCCGAACTGGACTTGGCCACCCTCAACAGCGACCTCGTGCTGGCTTTCGACGGCTATACCTGGCCGCTCCCCCTCTTCGAGATCGACGCCTACGTCGACGTGGAGGCCACCGTGGACAGGGCAATGGAGGCCGGCAGCGATATACCGTTCTACGAGCGCTGGGCCAACCGCGCCACCTTCCGCGGCCTGGACCGCGATGTCGAGCTGGTCATCCACTACGACCGCCAGAAACTGGACTCCTTTATCTCAACCCTTGAGACGACCATAGACCGCCCGCCGGTGGATGCGGAGATCCGCCTCGAGGGCCGCAGCCTGATCGTGCAGAGGTCACAGGACGGCTGGAAGCTCGATAGCGAGCTGGCGAGAAAGAGCGTCCTGGAGGCGCTCTCCGAATCCGACCGCACCGCGGAGCTGCAGATAGAGGTCACGGCGCCCCGGGTTTCCGATGCGCAGGTGGGCAAGGTGATCGTCGTGGACAAGGCCAACCACCAGCTCACCCTCTACAGCAACATGGAGATCGAGAAGCAGTACCCGGTGGCCGTGGGCATGTCATCCTGGCCTACCCCCAGCGGCACCTTCAAGGTCACCAGCAAACAGAAGAACCCCACCTGGGTCAATCCCGGTACCCCGTGGGCGAAGACCATGCCCCCCTTCATCCCCGCCGGCCCCGGCAATCCCCTGGGGACCCGGGCCATCGGGACCAGCGCGCCGGGCGTCTTCATCCATGGCACCTACAGCTCTTATTCCATCGGCACCAACGCGTCCCACGGATGCATACGCATGTATATCAAGGATTCAGAGGACATCTTCGAGAGGGTCGAAGTCGGCATCCCCGTGCTCATCTACTGA